The Apium graveolens cultivar Ventura chromosome 3, ASM990537v1, whole genome shotgun sequence sequence CAGAAGTTCACTTTAGTGGTATCTTTCAATGCTTCTGTTAATTTGTATATAATAATAGTTAAGTGTAGATCTTTCCATGGATCAGATTAACATCTAGTAGTCTTGCCTGTTGCAGAGAAAGGAGTAACTCTACGCAATATGCCTAACCATAGTCGtgttcatacttcacatactTGGGTAAAATAGTAATGGTTAGTTTGTTGAACACTGTAGGTGTGAGCAGATTGTTACTTTTACAAGTTTAATATATTAGATAGAAATATAGCATTATATACAATAATACACCTTAAGTATATGCTAGGGTTTTATATATAAATTACTTCTCGACGATTAACCGGACCATGTTCGACTGTGACATACCATCGTAACAACAACGATGAATAGACATTACATGCATATTAACTGTAGTACGATCTATAAGCTACTTATCCAAACTTAAAGTCATATATGGATGATAAACCTCTATTTGTCTTCTCATTTTTGCGACATCAAGTGGGCAGGTAGCAGCTGCAGCAAGACTTCCTGCAACAAACCCGGCAGAGAAGTTTGCTCCAAGGATACCGATTGCACTGGAATCCTCTCCAACCAAGCTTAAGAGTCTCCTTCTGGTCTGCACAGTTTTTTTTAGATAACTACGTTGAAACAAATTTATTATATGCACAATTTCTTTAATAGAAATGTTAAAAAGCACTTACTGGTTCTAGGGTACCCCAGCAAATGGCAGAGAAAGGTACGTCACGAGCAAGTTGAGCCCCAAGACCTGTCCAGAGTGCACAATAGTTCTGCACTGCTTAAAAGAAAATAGACCAGTCTTTACAAGCAATAACATAAAAATTGCACAAATCAAATTTTAACAAAACATGCAAGAAAAACGATATTTAATCAACTATCTGACTGACAAAGATGGAATTGAAACATCAAAATTATCTTGGGCAGTATTTCAATATAGAAATATAACAGTCAAACATCATATAGATAATTCTTACAGCTTTGAAATGTACCTGCATTCGAGTTTTAGCAAGTTCAATAGGATAGCAACTTATGCATGCTAATGAGCGAGCCAATGAACCGGCCAATAGAGGAGTATACGGTGTCATTATTGGAGCATTTTTTGCTGTAAATTCTTCTAAGTAGTTACGGAAAATGTCATAGCAAGGCAGGTAGATTCCAACCTGCATCAAATTCAATTAAAATCACAGATGGTGAGCAAGTGAAAGATCGAAAACCAATGATAAGAAAACAATGACCTAGACAATAACTTACTGTAGGTACAGCTAATGCTAGACCTGCATTTGTTCCTCTCCATAGTCTTAAAATTCCTTCCTGCAAAATACACTCGGTTAGATAAAATTTAAAAGATAAAACAGTGAGATACAAGCATTCATGTGAGAATACTATTGAACATAACCAAAAATACCCCAAGGATTATCATTTTGCATCAAGTTCCAAATGACATAACAAAATAAACCATCAAAGATGAGAAATATCAAATAAACTGGATAGAAGAAAAGTTTTAAATAACAAATTGAAAACATTAGAAAATAAAGCATAGAACGCCAAAGCAAATTAACTTATAACAGTATGTAACCAGAAAGTACTGTCTAACATAAATTACCTTGGCCAAGTCAAGCGGGTTAACAATAATCGCAGAAAGAAAAGCAGCTCCGGCAGCAGAAAAAGCTCTCTCAGTCAACCCTAAATTCCCACCATAACTGCTTTTATCATTAACAACCTTATTCTGAGGCACACAAACTTCTTCACTTCCCTGTGTGCCCAACACCGAACCCGATATAAGTGAAACACAACTTCCATCAAATTTAACTCCTGAAGATTTATTCGACTCGGACTCAATACATAAATTTTGCAACCCCTTTGATTCCACTTCTTCTTTTACCATTCTCTTTATAATAATATGGAATAAATTATTCGACAAAACATGAATTAATGGCAATATTTATTGCGAACATGAATTAATTTAGCTTGCAATTGTATTTTGTTTTACTTTTAAATTAATTTACTAGATACTACACAATTATAAATCATATACTTATAAAATTTGAGCACACGAATATTTCCAGGTATCAACAACGACCACTGACACAAGCTGCGTAACAGTTGAATCATACGAATTATACTATTATACTTTCAAAATAACCTTTCAAAATTCCTGTACCAAGTCTCGCTAAAGGGTCCAAAGAGAAACAACACAAAATTCCCGTGAGTAAGAAAAATCCTTTCAAAAGAGTTGAAAGAAGAAAATCCCAGCCAAAACCACAGAGTAAAAGAGACAAGAGAAAGGGGAAGATTCAAAATACCAAACGTTAATGGTTAACATATCTTTTATGCCTGTAAGTATTATACTATTTCTGAAATCCCCTGGCAGTAGCTTTCCTGTAAACAAACGTATAACATTATAATTTAATTGCTTCAACTtgataatttaaattatgagtcCTCTTTATTCTAATATCAGCTCCTATAATGTCTTCACTGCTATCTTCTGAAGGTAGTTTGTTTGACCTATATTTCTATTCTGAGAGTcgattttatttttaatattttccaCACCCACCAGGTTACGTACCAAACTGGATATATAGAACGAACAGTTTTGGAAACTGTAGTTTGAAAATTTttagaagctgcaagaacgaaTAATTTCTAGAAACTTACAAAAAACGCGTCCTCCTAATTTCTATCTTCACAAACTTCTGTCAGAGTGTACTCAGGGAGGTTTAAGACGACAATATTAGAACACAGAGCATTGTGATTATGCATAAATTGCATATGCGTAAATTGCATATTCTACTAATTCAAATACAAGTGCATAATTAATTGGCTTTATGGCTAGTACTCAGAATGCACCACAATTCAGACAAACTAATATAACAGCAACTCTGATGCTGAACAACAGCACAGACCGGCAATTGAGACTGGAAAGAATCAATGAATTATAATTTGAAAGTCATTTTAATTAACTTGTCTAACAGCAACTCTGATGCTAATTAACTCTAAAGAGATTCAACTACTTCTAAAGCAAGGGCTAATAATCCACTAGATGGCATTGTGGGAAAAAAAGGAAGAAGTCTCAAACCTCAATTAGAAACAGATAACAGATAACAATAACCCAATCATAACAGCACATAACCCCAATTAGAAGGAAAAAAAAGGAAGAAGTCTCAAACCTCACAATAACCCAATCGATTCCCCTCTTTGAAGCAGCACCCTCTTCGATTCCCCTCTTTGAAAAAGCACCCTTTTCGATTCCCCTCTTTGAAGCAACACCCTCTTCGATTGTTTAAGCAGCAGCAGCCAAAACCCCACAATCGAATAAACCCAATCGATTGCCCTTTCTCAGAGCCAACAATCGAACCCTAGAAATCGATGGCCCTCTTTCTCAAAGCCATCGCAGAGTCACAATAGATTCACGCAATAGATTCAATTCACGCAGTAGAGCCAGTAGAGATGAAATCGCAAATTGCAGTTGAGATTGAAATTGCAGTTGTAATGAGAGCGTAATTGAGTAGAATAGTAGCAGAGACGAGTGAAATGAAAATTTTAGTCACCCGCGTATGTGTGTTAACCCCCGTATGTTCTTTTTTTAAATATCTCTTCTTACGTCGGTTAAAAAGAAAACCGATACTGTATATTATCTTAATAGCGTCGGCTAAAAAAAACCGACACAATAGCAACACCAACAGCGTCGGTCGTTTGACCAACCGACACAGAAGACCAAACTAGCGACGACATTCAACTTGACCGACGCGATGCTATTCTAACTCTACAGCGTCGGTTAATTGAAACGACCGACGCCTTTAGTTTTGAAAATTAGAAAAATGCGTCGGTTCTCTATTTAACCGATGCATTAGGCAGTAAAGAGTGTCGGTTCTCTGTTTAACCAACACTATAGGTACGACTCCTAAAGTATCTTCTGTACTAATGATAACCCAGAGAAAACGGGTCAATTTTGTAAATGGATTCGTTTTTTTAATGAAGACTCTAATGTTCGTTTTGCTCTGACTTCTAATATGAGATTGAACAGAGATATGTTTGACTATGTTCACAGAAACTCTACAATGTCAAATATAGGAGAGCATACGGGATTTCAGTTTCTAATAGAGGATAAAATGATCAGTATATTTGAAAATGATCTGAATGAATTTCTGCAATTTTCGAGAGAGGACTTTATCGAACAACCAGATACTCAAGACTTACTCCAATTCTTTGGAAGTATCCATGCAACTCCTGTCAGTGACGAAATCCCAAGGAACTTCTTTAAACTTGAGTTAGGAAACTTGAGTTAGGAAACACTTTCATGAAGTAAAGAAATACTTGAGttatataaaatctaacagtttCTGAGAATATTGTTATTGTTTCGGGATGTTAGACAACATATCTCTCAAACACTTCCGTCATCTGTAAAGCATTATATATCACTTGGCGACCGTTGTCTGATACCAACATCATACGGCACCTCAATATACAATGGAAAAAATAGGTATCAGATCGATAACGGTAAAAAACAATTGTGTCAAAgctgttttcttgtagtgtatgtTTTATATCTCTATACATCACCTAACCGAATCCTATACATATGGCTGAATCTGTATTTGTAACGAACTTCTCCTGTCAACATGCTTTCAACTTGTACACTGTTGACTTCATAAACATCTTATAATAAACTTGCTGTTTACACTAGTCTGCTCTCTCTATAGTCTCTAACAGCATGCCGTTTGTGCACCTTCCACATTAATCTAACACTTGAAAATTAGTAAAATCCAGTACCCGTCCAATATTATCAGAGCACAAAAATtgttttattaaatgaatatgtGAATAAACATTGAAGATCAGCGTACGAAGATTGTTTTCATTGTCCTTGACCGTGTGGTAGGGTATTTTAACATGGCGTGCTTTTAGTTTCGTGAGATGGGTGTCTACTTTATTTTTGGTTTACTATACTAAAAGATTAGTCTAGTCGTCATTCCCAAAAAAAAATATTCTTATGATTTTACATGGTTGACGTTCAATGGAGTATATCTTGTTCATTCTCAAGATCGATCACCTTCAGATGCCTACTATTGTTTCAATATATTTCTTCTCCAGATTAACGATACTTCTTATATATCCAAACAAATTAAGTTGATATAATTAAGGTCTTAATTATTTCACTAGGATTTTGTGATATATAAATCAGCTGATGTGATCAAATTTTACCCCCAAAAAAATGAAATTTGTTACCTAGTGAAATCTTAGTCTGATCCAGATAAACGGATAATGTCACAGGCTTCCATTGTCCAATAACAAGGCTACCCCTATGCATTTCTGACAAGTGGGTTATGTTATTAACTCAGTTTTATCTTGTTCCCAAGTACTATCATTTCTGTTTTGGTTTATTCGTCTTCTCGTATCGCCTGTGGGACAAACTGCATTATTGCAAACACACAGCAACTGGCTCGTGAAGTTCATCCGAACCTTGTAGTACTACAGATGTAAGTAAAAGAAAACGGAAACTAAAAAGAGGAAAATAGACAGTGTTTTTTTGGAGCACATGGTTAAAGGGACATAGTCCAATTTGATCAGAGTACTGCATATATTGCTGATTGCATATCGGCAAATTAAGCTCTTCTTATCAAATGTATTTAGGGTTGTTCCTGAAATTTATGAACCCTAGTTTAAATCAATTTTGGGGATAGGTCGCATATTTTACATTGGGACCTTAAGCGCCAATGTTGTTTACATATAATTTGGGTCATTTCGGAATGTGTGATATTTAAAGATTTTTCTAAATAAGTACTTTCAGCTTTGTTTGTTGCATACTTATACATGCCTTCTGCGAACCAGTAACTTTCCCAAAGCACCTTGTCAATGAATTTAACTTGCAAGGTCTCGTGGACACCTTGTTTGTTGTTCAAATTCCTCTCATAACATTTTGATTCGTTGAAACACAACCACTGAATCAAGTGGCCAACACAAAATTAACTATTCCTTTGTTTCTCTCAATTTATTAATGTAATTGTCAATTACATAATGTTAATAATCATAGACAATGGATGAGTGAGTGTCTACTAGGCTAAAGTCTAGCACATAGTAAGTTGCAGGAATGCACCCGATAAGATTAACCAAAAAATGGAGTTGGTATATAAATGATATATCAGCAGGTACATTTTCCTAAGGATTGATTAAGCATGTCACAAGAAAGGAAGATTGTGAATTAGCTAGTT is a genomic window containing:
- the LOC141714866 gene encoding mitochondrial carrier protein MTM1-like; this translates as MSSLVWSSVSVGQTTDAVGVAIVSGSIVGSEKGQSIGFIRLWGFGCCCLNNRRGCCFKEGNRKGCFFKEGNRRGCCFKEGNRLGYCEGSEEVCVPQNKVVNDKSSYGGNLGLTERAFSAAGAAFLSAIIVNPLDLAKEGILRLWRGTNAGLALAVPTVGIYLPCYDIFRNYLEEFTAKNAPIMTPYTPLLAGSLARSLACISCYPIELAKTRMQSDMQNYCALWTGLGAQLARDVPFSAICWGTLEPTRRRLLSLVGEDSSAIGILGANFSAGFVAGSLAAAATCPLDVAKMRRQIEKDPTRALRMTTRQTLVEIWRYVYIVN